Proteins encoded in a region of the Anoxybacillus amylolyticus genome:
- a CDS encoding acyl-CoA dehydrogenase family protein: MATYLHEEHHIFREAFRKFLQKEAYPFYAEWEKQGIIPRDFWHKMGSNGFLCPWVDETYGGFGADFGYSVVINEELEKVGSSLVGIGLHNDIVVPYIASYGTEGQKKKWLPKCVSGEIVTAIAMTEPGAGSDLAGIKTTAVKHGDYYIVNGQKTFITNGIHADLVIVVCKTNPNANPPHKGISLLVVERETTGFTRGRKLEKVGLYAQDTAELFFSDAKVPAENLLGEEGKGFYYLMEKLQQERLIVAIAAQTAAEVMFDLTKRYVKDRTAFGKTISQFQTVQFRLAEMATEIALGRAFLDDVIEQHIAGKDVVANVSMAKWWITEMAKRVAAEGMQLHGGYGYMEEYEIARRYRDIPVSAIYAGTNEVMKMIIAKHLGL, translated from the coding sequence ATGGCAACGTATTTGCACGAAGAACATCACATTTTTCGTGAGGCGTTCCGTAAATTTTTGCAAAAAGAAGCGTATCCGTTCTATGCCGAATGGGAAAAACAAGGAATCATTCCACGTGATTTTTGGCATAAAATGGGATCGAATGGTTTCCTTTGCCCGTGGGTAGACGAAACGTACGGTGGATTTGGTGCCGATTTTGGTTACTCGGTCGTTATCAACGAAGAATTAGAGAAAGTAGGGTCAAGCCTTGTCGGCATCGGCTTGCATAATGACATCGTCGTTCCGTATATCGCATCATATGGAACAGAAGGGCAAAAGAAGAAATGGCTGCCGAAATGCGTGTCCGGAGAAATCGTCACCGCTATCGCGATGACCGAACCAGGGGCAGGGTCTGATTTGGCGGGCATCAAAACAACGGCGGTGAAACATGGCGACTATTATATCGTCAACGGCCAAAAAACGTTTATTACAAACGGCATTCATGCTGACTTAGTCATCGTCGTCTGCAAAACGAATCCGAATGCGAACCCGCCGCATAAAGGCATTAGTTTGCTTGTAGTTGAACGTGAAACGACAGGCTTTACACGCGGTCGGAAACTCGAAAAAGTCGGATTGTATGCCCAAGATACAGCTGAGCTATTTTTTAGCGACGCGAAAGTTCCGGCAGAAAACTTGCTCGGAGAAGAAGGAAAAGGCTTTTATTATTTGATGGAAAAATTACAACAAGAGCGGCTTATCGTCGCTATCGCCGCGCAAACAGCGGCAGAAGTGATGTTTGACTTAACGAAACGATATGTGAAAGACCGCACGGCGTTCGGAAAAACGATTAGCCAATTTCAAACCGTCCAGTTCCGCTTGGCGGAAATGGCGACGGAAATTGCCTTAGGGCGCGCGTTTCTTGACGATGTCATCGAACAGCATATCGCAGGGAAAGACGTCGTAGCAAACGTATCGATGGCGAAATGGTGGATTACGGAAATGGCAAAGCGCGTCGCCGCTGAAGGGATGCAGCTTCACGGTGGCTATGGCTATATGGAAGAATACGAGATTGCAAGGCGCTATCGCGACATCCCAGTCAGCGCGATTTATGCCGGCACGAATGAAGTGATGAAAATGATCATCGCGAAACATCTTGGATTATAG